The following coding sequences lie in one Heliangelus exortis chromosome 6, bHelExo1.hap1, whole genome shotgun sequence genomic window:
- the MSTN gene encoding growth/differentiation factor 8, which translates to MQKLAIYVYIYLFMLISVDPVALDDSSQPTENAEKDGLCNACTWRQNTKSSRIEAIKIQILSKLRLEHAPNISRDVIRQLLPKAPPLQELIDQYDVQRDDSSDGSLEDDDYHATTETIITMPTESDFLVQMEGKPKCCFFKFSSKIQYNKVVKAQLWIYLRQVQKPTTVFVQILRLIKPMKDGTRYTGIRSLKLDMNPGTGIWQSIDVKTVLQNWLKQPESNLGIEIKAFDENGRDLAVTFPGPGEDGLNPFLEVRVTDTPKRSRRDFGLDCDEHSTESRCCRYPLTVDFEAFGWDWIIAPKRYKANYCSGECEFVFLQKYPHTHLVHQANPRGSAGPCCTPTKMSPINMLYFNGKEQIIYGKIPAMVVDRCGCS; encoded by the exons ATGCAAAAGCTAGCAATCTATGTTTATATTTACCTGTTCATGCTGATTTCAGTTGATCCAGTGGCTCTGGATGACAGCAGTCAGCCCACAGAGAACGCTGAGAAGGATGGACTGTGCAACGCTTGTACGTGGAGACAGAATACAAAATCATCCCGAATAGAAGCCATCAAAATTCAGATCCTCAGCAAACTGCGGCTGGAACACGCTCCCAACATCAGCAGGGATGTTATCAGACAACTTTTACCCAAAGCCCCTCCGTTGCAGGAACTGATTGATCAGTATGATGTCCAGAGGGACGACAGCAGCGATGGCTCTTTGGAAGATGATGACTACCACGCCACCACCGAAACGATTATCACGATGCCTACCGAGT CTGATTTTCTTGTACAAATGGagggaaaaccaaaatgttGCTTCTTTAAATTTAGCTCTAAAATACAATATAACAAAGTAGTAAAGGCACAATTGTGGATATACTTGAGGCAAGTCCAAAAACCTACAACGGTGTTTGTGCAGATCCTGAGACTTATTAAGCCCATGAAAGACGGTACAAGATACACTGGAATTCGATCTCTGAAACTTGACATGAACCCAGGCACTGGTATTTGGCAGAGTATTGATGTGAAGACAGTGTTGCAAAATTGGCTCAAACAGCCTGAATCCAATTTGGGCATCGAAATCAAAGCTTTTGATGAGAACGGACGAGATCTTGCTGTAACCTTCCCAGGACCTGGTGAGGATGGATTG AACCCATTTTTAGAGGTCAGAGTCACAGACACCCCAAAAAGGTCCCGCAGAGATTTCGGCCTCGACTGCGACGAGCACTCGACGGAGTCGCGGTGCTGCCGCTACCCCCTGACGGTGGATTTTGAAGCTTTTGGATGGGACTGGATTATCGCCCCGAAAAGATACAAAGCCAATTACTGCTCTGGAGAGTGTGAATTTGTCTTTTTACAAAAATACCCCCACACTCACCTGGTGCACCAAGCCAACCCCAGAGGCTCGGCGGGCCCTTGCTGCACGCCCACCAAGATGTCCCCCATAAACATGCTGTACTTCAACGGGAAGGAACAAATAATTTATGGGAAGATCCCAGCCATGGTGGTAGATCGCTGCGGGTGCTCCTGA